One part of the Leeia speluncae genome encodes these proteins:
- a CDS encoding endonuclease/exonuclease/phosphatase family protein: protein MANIRVLSLNMHKGMNAFNRRLTVHRLASLLKDAQPDLIFLQEVQGEHRIREDKWIDWPNHRQDTFLANHLDLDAVYGGNAFYPHGHHGNALISAFPLIHSRNVDISQNKLEQRGMLHCIYQMGSMQLHAICVHLNLLANDRKKQLFLLMDEIHRHVPFDAPLILAGDFNDWRNEATHLLLTHAGLHESTFALKGRLPKTFPAGWPMLSLDRIYFRHLKVQSTEVGDRLTWRGISDHLPLSSSFDL, encoded by the coding sequence ATGGCTAACATTCGCGTGCTTTCTTTGAATATGCATAAGGGAATGAATGCATTTAATCGACGCTTGACCGTTCATCGATTGGCCTCTTTATTGAAAGATGCCCAGCCTGATTTGATCTTCCTGCAAGAGGTGCAAGGGGAGCACCGTATTCGTGAAGATAAATGGATCGACTGGCCAAATCATCGACAGGATACATTTCTCGCTAATCATTTGGATTTAGATGCGGTGTACGGAGGGAATGCTTTTTATCCGCATGGGCATCACGGCAATGCATTAATTAGTGCTTTTCCATTAATCCACTCTAGGAATGTGGATATCTCTCAGAACAAGTTAGAGCAACGGGGGATGTTGCATTGCATTTACCAAATGGGGTCGATGCAACTTCATGCAATTTGTGTTCATTTAAATTTGTTAGCGAATGATCGCAAGAAGCAATTGTTTCTGTTGATGGATGAGATACATCGGCATGTTCCATTCGATGCACCTCTCATTTTGGCGGGCGATTTTAATGATTGGCGAAATGAGGCAACGCATCTGCTACTAACCCATGCCGGGCTGCATGAATCTACTTTTGCATTAAAAGGACGATTACCTAAAACGTTTCCTGCTGGTTGGCCTATGCTTTCATTAGACCGGATCTATTTTCGTCATTTAAAGGTGCAAAGTACAGAGGTAGGAGATCGTCTTACCTGGAGGGGGATTTCTGATCATTTACCCTTATCCTCTTCTTTTGATTTGTAA
- a CDS encoding DUF2863 family protein, producing the protein MSDWRDELSEAGRVILAAIEGLASSGSQVEARSWAITLSEMLGQLMAQEEDAQLNQVLTLIQGNLPELHEVLMPWVEAIATKIDSTRPQATTQLMALPILTWSRFKIPDTTVSLRYLETLHQYLVENVFAGGVGVSIVNKWFSPEQLPSTYSAAYKLLQSLPDKHPVIDVSRASYPEVELYLCDVRYLLIKVKLPRNGALFVWQEPPFQKSKMDVLEGLNSFLQPMLTTTLPGCVSKAMLPDALFTAWKTADMSSRHYAVNAAATFLSMTLEVAVADLVATVSVFERDDDEEIRIGFTTHELGGIQYGLIWPLWGDDLPNQLVVVNELLTSLALRDVIHFSTNYSVLEDDGFDTPAYVDMDGHVVEALMPENTPTEWMLH; encoded by the coding sequence ATGTCTGATTGGCGTGATGAATTGTCGGAGGCTGGCCGTGTGATTTTGGCTGCAATTGAGGGGCTGGCAAGTTCTGGCTCTCAAGTGGAAGCAAGGTCTTGGGCAATTACGCTGTCTGAAATGCTTGGCCAATTAATGGCACAAGAAGAAGACGCCCAGCTGAATCAAGTTTTAACGCTTATTCAGGGGAATTTGCCAGAGTTACACGAGGTGCTAATGCCTTGGGTTGAGGCGATTGCAACGAAAATAGACTCTACTCGTCCTCAAGCGACTACCCAGTTAATGGCATTGCCTATTTTAACGTGGTCTCGTTTCAAAATTCCTGACACAACCGTCTCTCTTCGTTACCTTGAAACATTGCACCAATATCTCGTGGAAAATGTTTTTGCAGGTGGTGTCGGTGTTTCGATTGTCAATAAATGGTTCTCTCCTGAGCAATTGCCATCAACTTATTCGGCCGCCTATAAATTATTACAATCCTTGCCAGATAAACATCCTGTGATTGATGTTTCACGTGCAAGCTATCCTGAAGTTGAACTTTACCTATGTGATGTGCGTTATTTGCTGATTAAAGTGAAATTGCCAAGGAATGGTGCGCTATTTGTCTGGCAAGAACCTCCATTTCAGAAAAGTAAAATGGATGTATTAGAAGGCTTAAATAGCTTTTTACAGCCGATGTTGACGACCACGCTGCCTGGTTGTGTGTCTAAAGCAATGTTGCCTGATGCGCTGTTTACCGCTTGGAAGACGGCGGATATGTCCTCTAGGCATTATGCAGTGAATGCAGCAGCGACTTTCTTATCGATGACTTTAGAGGTGGCGGTGGCCGATTTGGTTGCGACGGTGTCTGTCTTTGAGCGTGATGATGATGAAGAAATTCGTATTGGATTTACGACGCATGAACTAGGTGGTATTCAATATGGTTTGATTTGGCCTTTATGGGGTGATGATTTACCTAACCAACTTGTCGTTGTGAATGAATTGTTGACGAGTTTGGCGTTACGCGATGTGATTCATTTCTCTACGAATTATTCTGTATTAGAAGATGATGGTTTTGATACTCCTGCCTATGTAGATATGGATGGGCATGTGGTCGAGGCATTAATGCCAGAGAATACACCAACGGAATGGATGCTACATTGA
- the rplI gene encoding 50S ribosomal protein L9: protein MQIILMEKVANLGQLGDVVKVKDGYARNFLIPTGKARRATEANLQEFEARRAEFEKVQAEKLAEANVRAEKLEGFTVTITQKAGVDGKLFGSVTNVDVAEALTAAGHPAVRSEIRMPNGQLKTVGEFELAVELHSDVVANITVSVVGE from the coding sequence ATGCAAATTATTCTGATGGAAAAAGTGGCCAACCTCGGCCAATTAGGTGATGTAGTTAAGGTTAAAGATGGTTACGCTCGTAACTTCTTGATCCCTACAGGTAAAGCACGTCGTGCTACTGAAGCTAACTTGCAAGAATTCGAAGCACGTCGTGCTGAATTCGAAAAAGTGCAAGCTGAAAAACTAGCTGAAGCAAATGTACGTGCAGAGAAACTAGAAGGTTTCACTGTTACTATCACTCAAAAAGCTGGTGTTGATGGCAAACTATTTGGTTCTGTAACTAACGTAGACGTTGCTGAAGCACTAACTGCTGCTGGACACCCAGCTGTACGTTCTGAAATTCGTATGCCTAACGGCCAATTGAAAACTGTTGGTGAGTTTGAATTGGCAGTTGAACTACATTCAGACGTAGTTGCAAACATTACTGTTTCTGTTGTTGGTGAGTAA
- the rpsR gene encoding 30S ribosomal protein S18, with product MSRNLFKRKKFCRFTAEGIKQVDYKDVDLLKDFISENGKIIPARITGTKARYQRQLSVAVKRARFLALLQYTDNH from the coding sequence ATGTCTCGTAATCTGTTCAAACGCAAAAAATTCTGCCGCTTTACGGCTGAAGGTATCAAACAAGTTGACTACAAAGATGTAGATCTACTAAAAGATTTCATCAGCGAAAACGGAAAAATCATTCCAGCACGTATCACCGGTACTAAGGCTCGTTATCAGCGTCAATTGTCTGTTGCGGTTAAACGTGCCCGTTTCTTGGCGCTGCTGCAATACACTGACAACCACTAA
- a CDS encoding formate dehydrogenase subunit gamma yields the protein MTPEQQAAVASVLSSRKDEPGALLPVLHDIQHILGFIPEAAISDIAFAMNRSKAEIHGVISFYHDFRLAPPAKHELRLCRAEACQSMGSDALAAHVHSCTGVDDHGVTADGQLSVRPVYCLGACATAPAMLLDDKLYARVSKEKLDSLLQPVLKSGGEQ from the coding sequence ATGACACCCGAACAGCAAGCCGCTGTTGCAAGTGTGTTATCTAGCAGAAAAGATGAACCCGGCGCGCTATTGCCCGTTCTGCACGATATCCAGCACATCCTTGGCTTCATCCCTGAAGCTGCGATTTCCGATATTGCCTTTGCCATGAACCGCTCGAAAGCAGAAATTCATGGTGTGATCAGTTTCTATCACGATTTTCGTTTGGCACCACCTGCTAAGCACGAGCTTCGCTTATGCCGTGCAGAGGCCTGTCAATCGATGGGAAGTGATGCGCTAGCCGCGCACGTTCATTCCTGTACGGGCGTAGATGATCATGGTGTGACAGCGGATGGCCAATTATCTGTTCGCCCTGTGTACTGTTTAGGTGCCTGTGCGACCGCGCCAGCTATGCTGCTAGATGACAAATTGTATGCGCGCGTGTCTAAAGAGAAATTAGATAGCTTATTGCAGCCCGTTTTGAAATCAGGAGGCGAGCAATGA
- the betB gene encoding betaine-aldehyde dehydrogenase, whose translation MSDHILRSYIGGQYVQSTRQEFADNLNPATGEVLCQIDKAGDDEVDLVVAKAKEGFAIWSAMTGAERGRILNRAAQLLRERNQELAELEVRDNGKPIQEAVAVDVLSGADCIEYFAGLAAGIHGDQYPLKNAFAYTRREPLGVCFGIGAWNYPIQIACWKSAPALACGNAMIYKPASLTPMSAAKLAEIYSEAGVPDGVFNVIQGSSDVARKLIAHPDIAKVSLTGSTETGKAIVADAAKTLKRVTMELGGKSPLIIFPDADLKQATSAAMLANFYTQGEICTNGTRVFVHEDIYEAFLAQLTERTKKLKIGDPMDPETQVGAMVSNDHADTVMSYIERGLQEGARLVCGGKKVEVKGCEGGSFIQPTIFADCVDTMTIVREEIFGPVMSVLPFRDEEEVVQRANNTRLGLAAGIFTKDLTRAHRVIHQLQAGVCWINNYNITPIEMPFGGMKESGIGSENSHAAIDHYTQIKSVYVELGEVACPYE comes from the coding sequence GTGTCTGATCACATCTTGCGCAGTTATATTGGCGGCCAATACGTACAAAGTACCCGTCAGGAGTTTGCTGACAATTTAAACCCAGCAACAGGCGAAGTGTTGTGTCAGATTGATAAAGCAGGTGACGATGAAGTAGATTTAGTCGTTGCTAAGGCAAAAGAAGGTTTTGCGATTTGGTCTGCAATGACTGGCGCAGAGCGTGGCCGTATTTTAAATCGCGCAGCACAATTGCTACGTGAACGTAACCAAGAATTAGCCGAACTAGAAGTGCGTGATAACGGTAAGCCAATTCAAGAGGCTGTGGCGGTAGATGTATTGTCTGGTGCGGACTGTATTGAGTACTTTGCGGGCTTGGCTGCTGGCATTCATGGCGACCAGTACCCGTTGAAAAATGCATTTGCTTATACACGTCGTGAGCCACTAGGTGTTTGTTTTGGTATTGGTGCTTGGAATTACCCAATCCAGATTGCATGCTGGAAATCAGCTCCAGCTTTGGCATGTGGTAATGCAATGATTTATAAGCCAGCCAGCTTAACCCCAATGTCTGCTGCAAAATTGGCTGAAATTTACTCTGAAGCTGGTGTGCCGGATGGCGTATTTAACGTGATTCAGGGTAGCTCGGATGTTGCGCGTAAATTAATTGCGCATCCTGATATTGCCAAAGTATCGCTAACAGGTTCGACCGAAACGGGCAAAGCCATTGTGGCAGATGCAGCGAAAACACTAAAACGCGTGACCATGGAGCTTGGTGGTAAGTCGCCGTTGATTATTTTCCCAGATGCGGATCTAAAACAGGCGACATCTGCAGCGATGCTGGCTAACTTCTATACACAAGGCGAAATCTGTACCAACGGTACCCGTGTGTTTGTGCATGAAGACATTTACGAAGCGTTTTTGGCTCAGTTAACTGAGCGTACCAAGAAATTGAAAATTGGTGATCCGATGGATCCAGAAACCCAAGTGGGTGCGATGGTTTCCAATGATCATGCAGACACGGTGATGTCTTACATCGAGCGTGGTTTGCAAGAAGGTGCTCGTCTAGTATGCGGCGGTAAAAAGGTCGAAGTGAAAGGTTGTGAGGGCGGTAGCTTTATTCAGCCAACTATTTTTGCTGATTGCGTGGATACGATGACGATTGTTCGCGAAGAAATTTTTGGACCGGTGATGTCTGTATTGCCATTCCGTGACGAAGAAGAAGTCGTGCAGCGTGCCAACAATACGCGCCTAGGTTTGGCTGCCGGTATTTTCACAAAAGACTTAACACGCGCACACCGTGTGATTCATCAATTACAAGCAGGTGTTTGCTGGATTAATAACTACAACATTACGCCAATTGAAATGCCATTTGGCGGGATGAAAGAGTCAGGCATTGGTTCCGAAAACAGCCATGCAGCAATTGATCATTACACTCAAATTAAGAGTGTCTATGTTGAACTTGGTGAAGTTGCTTGCCCTTACGAGTAA
- a CDS encoding H-NS histone family protein, giving the protein MAIQLTDLSFDQLAQLRQDVDKEIQARKAQEASALANLVQERASQLGVSVQELFSFLGKKGNVKKPTGVAKFANPANSAETWTGKGRKPTWFINAVNSGASEDSMRI; this is encoded by the coding sequence ATGGCCATCCAGCTCACAGACTTGTCATTTGACCAGCTAGCCCAACTACGCCAAGACGTTGATAAAGAAATTCAAGCGAGAAAAGCGCAAGAAGCCTCCGCATTAGCAAACTTGGTACAAGAAAGAGCCTCCCAACTTGGTGTATCCGTACAGGAATTATTCTCTTTCCTAGGTAAAAAAGGAAATGTGAAAAAACCTACTGGTGTTGCCAAATTTGCCAATCCTGCAAACTCAGCTGAAACATGGACCGGCAAAGGCAGAAAACCAACTTGGTTCATTAATGCAGTTAACTCTGGCGCATCTGAAGACTCAATGAGAATTTAG
- the betA gene encoding choline dehydrogenase, with amino-acid sequence MAKEFDYIIVGAGSAGCVLANRLTEDGDAKVLLLEAGPRDWSIFIHMPSAFAWPLKDDKYNWYYESEPEPYMNNRKMYCPRGRVLGGSSSINGMVYIRGHALDYDGWATRKGLEDWDYAHCLPYFRKAETRHKGGDAYRGDNGPLFVSTGPCTNPLYNAFIEAGVEAGYPYTADMNGHQQEGLGPMDMTVHKGRRWSTAMAYLRPAMKRSTLTVESRALVTRILFEGKKAVGIEYSQNGQLHRVNATREVILSGGAINSPQTLLLSGVGPAEDLKKLGIPVVHDLPGVGNNLQDHIEAYVQVACKKPITLYSAQNPLAMLKIGVQWLLTGTGIGATNHFESGGFIRSEAGVKHPDLQYHFLPMAVSYDGKSAATQHGFQAHIGPMRPTSKGYVKLKTASPKDKPKILFNYMMTEQDRKEMRAGIRLTREIFAQKAMDEFRAEELAPGKGATSDADIDAFVRDKAESALHPSCTCAMGSADDPMAVVDGAGRVYGLQNLRVVDASIMPDVVSGNLNAPVIMMAEKMADKIRGKQPLPASNAPVWIHPEWQTKQR; translated from the coding sequence ATGGCAAAGGAATTTGATTACATCATCGTTGGCGCAGGTTCTGCTGGTTGTGTATTGGCAAACCGCTTAACGGAAGATGGGGATGCAAAAGTATTGTTACTAGAAGCAGGCCCGCGTGACTGGAGTATTTTTATTCATATGCCTTCGGCGTTTGCATGGCCGTTGAAGGATGATAAGTACAACTGGTACTACGAATCGGAACCTGAGCCATACATGAATAACCGTAAAATGTACTGCCCACGCGGCCGTGTGTTAGGTGGTTCTTCGTCTATTAACGGAATGGTTTATATTCGTGGCCATGCGCTGGATTACGATGGCTGGGCGACTCGCAAAGGTCTAGAAGACTGGGATTACGCGCATTGCCTACCATACTTCCGTAAAGCAGAAACTCGCCATAAAGGCGGAGATGCTTATCGTGGTGATAATGGTCCGCTGTTTGTCAGTACTGGCCCATGTACCAACCCGCTATACAATGCCTTTATCGAGGCGGGGGTAGAAGCTGGGTATCCGTACACCGCTGATATGAATGGACATCAGCAAGAAGGTCTTGGCCCAATGGATATGACCGTTCACAAAGGTCGCCGTTGGAGTACCGCGATGGCGTATCTGCGTCCTGCGATGAAGCGTAGTACCTTAACGGTGGAAAGCCGTGCGTTGGTGACGCGCATTTTATTCGAGGGTAAAAAGGCGGTTGGGATTGAATACAGCCAGAATGGACAGTTGCATCGTGTGAATGCCACTCGTGAAGTGATTTTATCTGGTGGTGCGATTAATTCCCCACAAACACTTCTTCTATCTGGTGTTGGTCCTGCTGAAGACTTGAAGAAACTAGGTATTCCTGTTGTGCATGATTTGCCTGGTGTGGGTAATAACTTGCAAGACCACATTGAAGCGTATGTACAAGTGGCTTGTAAAAAACCAATCACATTATATTCTGCGCAAAATCCACTAGCGATGTTAAAAATTGGCGTGCAGTGGTTACTAACCGGTACAGGGATTGGTGCGACTAACCACTTTGAATCGGGTGGATTTATTCGTAGTGAAGCTGGGGTGAAACACCCTGATTTGCAATACCATTTCTTGCCAATGGCAGTTAGCTATGATGGTAAATCAGCAGCTACTCAGCATGGTTTCCAAGCTCACATTGGCCCAATGCGCCCAACTAGTAAGGGTTATGTGAAGCTAAAAACCGCTAGCCCGAAAGATAAACCAAAAATCTTGTTCAATTACATGATGACAGAGCAAGATCGCAAAGAAATGCGTGCGGGTATTCGTTTGACCCGTGAGATTTTTGCGCAAAAAGCGATGGATGAATTCCGTGCTGAAGAACTAGCGCCAGGTAAAGGTGCTACCTCTGATGCAGATATTGATGCCTTTGTTCGCGATAAGGCGGAAAGTGCATTGCATCCATCATGTACCTGCGCAATGGGTAGTGCGGATGATCCAATGGCAGTGGTAGATGGTGCTGGCCGTGTATATGGCTTGCAAAATCTGCGGGTAGTGGATGCATCGATTATGCCTGATGTGGTGAGTGGTAACTTGAATGCACCAGTGATCATGATGGCAGAAAAGATGGCTGATAAGATTCGCGGCAAACAGCCATTACCTGCGAGCAATGCGCCTGTCTGGATTCATCCAGAGTGGCAGACTAAGCAACGTTAA
- a CDS encoding SIMPL domain-containing protein (The SIMPL domain is named for its presence in mouse protein SIMPL (signalling molecule that associates with mouse pelle-like kinase). Bacterial member BP26, from Brucella, was shown to assemble into a channel-like structure, while YggE from E. coli has been associated with resistance to oxidative stress.), with protein sequence MLKSFSLAASFLLLCNNSAYAEALNYDVVQLQAGAKAQIQNDTISANLFNELNDADPQRLNRMLDKQFDEAVLLSKQYPSVKLQLSLRQTYPVYGQNNKLQSWRGRLELNVSAQDITAASVLIGKLQSQFVINGVGYSVSEAKRSSVEQMVTKEALKSFQDKAGVVTSTLAPGKQYKLVNLQVSTEMPRPLMAVKALSKEMAAPLYDQANAGESDLSVQVFGSIQIQP encoded by the coding sequence ATGCTTAAATCGTTTTCTTTGGCGGCTTCTTTTTTGTTGCTTTGCAATAATTCTGCTTACGCAGAAGCATTGAATTATGATGTTGTCCAGCTGCAGGCTGGTGCGAAAGCACAAATTCAAAATGATACGATCAGTGCTAATTTATTTAACGAGTTAAATGATGCAGATCCACAACGCTTAAATCGCATGTTGGATAAGCAATTTGATGAAGCTGTATTACTCTCAAAGCAGTATCCTTCCGTTAAGTTGCAATTGTCATTGCGTCAAACGTATCCGGTTTATGGCCAAAATAATAAGCTGCAATCATGGCGAGGGCGGTTAGAATTGAATGTGTCTGCTCAGGATATTACCGCTGCTAGTGTATTAATCGGCAAGCTGCAGTCTCAATTTGTGATTAATGGTGTTGGTTATTCTGTTTCTGAAGCAAAGCGATCTTCTGTAGAACAAATGGTCACCAAAGAGGCGCTTAAGTCTTTTCAGGATAAGGCAGGGGTTGTAACTAGTACCTTAGCGCCTGGTAAGCAATATAAATTAGTGAATTTGCAGGTTTCTACAGAAATGCCAAGACCATTGATGGCGGTAAAGGCACTGTCTAAGGAAATGGCCGCGCCATTGTATGATCAAGCGAATGCTGGCGAGTCTGATTTATCGGTTCAGGTCTTTGGTTCTATTCAGATTCAGCCTTAA
- the rpsF gene encoding 30S ribosomal protein S6 — translation MRHYEIVFIVHPDQSEQVPAMVTRYKTLIEGNGGKIHRLEDWGRRQLAYPIQKIHKAHYVLMNIEVNQATLDELEHAFKFNDAVLRHLTVKMDEAVTTASPMMKEEKSKSLLEGEAKAESAEA, via the coding sequence ATGCGCCACTACGAAATCGTTTTTATCGTTCATCCAGATCAAAGCGAACAAGTGCCAGCAATGGTTACTCGTTACAAAACTCTGATCGAAGGTAACGGTGGCAAAATCCATCGCCTAGAAGACTGGGGCCGTCGTCAATTGGCTTACCCAATCCAGAAAATCCACAAGGCTCACTACGTATTAATGAATATCGAAGTGAACCAGGCTACTCTGGACGAACTAGAGCACGCATTCAAGTTCAACGATGCAGTATTGCGTCATCTAACTGTCAAAATGGACGAAGCGGTTACTACAGCTTCTCCAATGATGAAAGAAGAAAAATCTAAGTCTCTACTTGAAGGTGAAGCGAAAGCTGAATCTGCAGAGGCTTAA
- the priB gene encoding primosomal replication protein N, with product MNQLVLSGKIKSAEPVSYTPAGIPVLRFWLIHHSSVMESGKARNVSCEIECVVLGGLVNLLTNLNADADYDFTGFLAAKNLKNPRPVFHVTQLDGLENLS from the coding sequence ATGAACCAACTTGTACTGTCTGGAAAAATTAAATCCGCAGAACCAGTTAGTTACACACCAGCAGGTATCCCGGTTCTTCGTTTTTGGTTAATTCATCATTCAAGTGTGATGGAATCCGGTAAAGCAAGAAACGTGAGTTGTGAAATTGAATGTGTAGTATTAGGTGGATTGGTTAATCTATTAACCAATTTAAATGCCGATGCTGACTATGATTTCACTGGTTTTTTAGCTGCAAAAAATCTAAAAAACCCAAGACCTGTTTTTCACGTGACACAACTTGATGGTTTAGAAAACTTAAGTTAA
- a CDS encoding formate dehydrogenase beta subunit, whose translation MSVIRVYVPCDSIARGVGADDVASAIIATAKARGDNVEVIRNSSRGMFWLEPLVEVATDAGRVGYGPVSVEEVASLFNAGFLTGTDHALSIGLVEEHRYLKTQERLLFARAGVTDPLSLTDYEANGGYAGLRHAVKIGADKTLDEVQTSGLRGRGGAAFPAGIKWGTVKGAKADQKYVVCNADEGDSGTFADRMLMEGDPFLLIEGMTIAGLTTGATQGYIYVRSEYPQAIAHLEAAIKTAEAAGYLGNNVMGGGHAFWLQVRKGAGAYICGEETSLLESIEGNRGLVRAKPPLPALQGLFGKPTLVNNVLTLASIPDILAKGGEYYHNFGMGRSRGTMAFQLAGNIRFGGLVEKAFGLTLRELLEGYGGGTASGKPIRAVQVGGPLGAWVPEAHLDTELDYEAMAAKQAMLGHGGCVVVDDSVNLAKLAQFAMHFCAEESCGKCTPCRIGSTRGVEVIQKIRDKQDQAKNVALLEDLCETMLHGSLCAMGGMTPFPVMSALRHFPEDFGLASKEVQS comes from the coding sequence ATGAGCGTTATTCGTGTTTATGTTCCTTGCGATTCGATTGCCCGTGGTGTTGGTGCTGATGATGTGGCGAGTGCCATTATTGCAACTGCCAAAGCGCGTGGTGACAACGTTGAGGTAATCCGTAATAGCTCCCGTGGCATGTTCTGGCTAGAGCCTCTCGTGGAAGTGGCAACCGATGCGGGTCGTGTGGGTTATGGCCCTGTTTCGGTAGAAGAGGTTGCCTCATTATTTAACGCCGGCTTTTTGACTGGTACGGATCACGCATTGTCGATTGGCTTGGTAGAAGAACATCGTTACCTCAAAACCCAAGAGCGTTTACTGTTTGCTAGGGCAGGGGTGACTGATCCACTATCTTTAACTGATTATGAGGCAAACGGCGGTTATGCCGGTTTACGTCATGCCGTTAAGATTGGTGCAGATAAAACGCTAGACGAAGTGCAAACTTCTGGTCTTCGTGGACGTGGTGGCGCAGCTTTCCCTGCCGGGATTAAATGGGGCACGGTAAAAGGCGCTAAAGCCGATCAGAAATATGTCGTCTGTAATGCTGACGAGGGTGATTCTGGTACCTTTGCTGACCGTATGCTGATGGAAGGTGATCCGTTCTTGCTGATTGAAGGCATGACGATTGCTGGCTTAACCACGGGTGCAACACAAGGTTATATCTACGTCCGTTCTGAATATCCGCAAGCCATTGCGCATCTTGAAGCGGCAATTAAAACCGCAGAAGCGGCTGGCTACTTAGGCAATAACGTCATGGGTGGCGGGCATGCTTTCTGGCTTCAAGTAAGAAAAGGTGCTGGCGCTTATATCTGTGGTGAAGAGACTTCGTTATTAGAATCGATTGAAGGGAATCGTGGTTTAGTACGAGCGAAACCACCATTGCCTGCGTTACAAGGGCTGTTTGGTAAACCAACCCTGGTGAATAACGTCTTGACCTTGGCTTCTATTCCAGACATCTTGGCAAAAGGTGGCGAGTACTATCATAACTTTGGTATGGGACGCTCTCGTGGCACCATGGCTTTCCAGTTGGCAGGTAATATTCGTTTCGGCGGCCTAGTGGAAAAAGCATTTGGACTGACACTGCGTGAACTGCTAGAAGGTTACGGTGGTGGAACGGCTAGCGGCAAACCGATTCGTGCCGTGCAGGTGGGGGGGCCGTTGGGTGCTTGGGTGCCTGAAGCGCATTTAGATACCGAACTTGATTACGAAGCCATGGCAGCTAAACAAGCCATGCTAGGACATGGCGGCTGTGTTGTGGTGGATGATTCGGTGAACTTGGCGAAATTAGCCCAGTTTGCGATGCATTTCTGTGCAGAAGAATCGTGCGGAAAATGTACACCATGCCGTATTGGCTCTACCCGTGGGGTAGAAGTGATCCAGAAAATTCGTGATAAGCAAGATCAAGCGAAAAATGTGGCCTTGCTTGAAGATTTGTGTGAAACCATGTTGCATGGTTCTTTGTGTGCGATGGGCGGGATGACACCATTCCCTGTCATGAGTGCATTACGTCATTTCCCGGAAGATTTCGGCCTAGCTAGCAAGGAGGTGCAATCATGA